One region of Camelina sativa cultivar DH55 chromosome 6, Cs, whole genome shotgun sequence genomic DNA includes:
- the LOC104793527 gene encoding agamous-like MADS-box protein AGL6, which yields MGRGRVEMKRIENTINRQVTFSKRRNGLMKKAYELSVLCDAEVALIIFSSRGKLYEFGSVGIARTIQRYNRCYNCSLGNNNKPEETTQSWTQEVTKLKSKYESLVRTNRNLLGEDLGEMGVKELQALERQLEGALTATRQRKTQVMMEEMEDLRKKERQLGDINKQLKMKFESEGHAFKTFQDLWANSAASVGGVTNNSEFPVESSHPNSVDCNTEPFLQIGFQQHYYVGEGSSVTKSNVPGETNFVHGWVL from the exons atgggAAGAGGAAGAGTGGAAATGAAGAGGATAGAGAACACGATCAATAGACAAGTGACCttctcaaaaagaagaaacggTTTGATGAAGAAAGCTTATGAGCTTTCTGTTCTCTGTGATGCCGAAGTTgctctcatcatcttctcaagCCGTGGAAAGCTCTACGAGTTTGGTAGTGTTGG AATTGCAAGAACGATCCAACGGTATAATCGTTGTTACAACTGCTCTCTGGGAAATAATAATAAGCCTGAAGAGACTACACAG AGTTGGACTCAGGAGGTGACGAAGCTTAAATCCAAATACGAATCTCTTGTGCGCACTAATAG GAATTTGCTTGGAGAAGATCTTGGAGAAATGGGTGTGAAGGAACTGCAAGCGCTTGAGAGGCAGCTGGAAGGCGCTCTTACCGCTACTCGACAGCGCAAG ACACAAGTTATGATGGAAGAAATGGAAGATCTAAGGAAAAAG GAGAGGCAACTAGGAGACATAAACAAACAACTCAAGATGAAG TTTGAGAGCGAAGGCCATGCTTTCAAAACGTTTCAAGACTTATGGGCAAACTCGGCTGCATCGGTGGGCGGTGTTACAAACAATTCCGAATTTCCGGTTGAGTCTTCTCATCCAAATTCAGTGGATTGCAACACCGAACCCTTTTTACAAATAGG GTTTCAACAACATTACTACGTAGGTGAAGGGTCTTCGGTAACAAAGAGCAATGTGCCAGGTGAGACCAATTTCGTCCATGGTTGGGTTCTTTGA